In one window of Candidatus Scalindua sp. DNA:
- a CDS encoding SAM-dependent chlorinase/fluorinase: MSKLQPTITLITDFGLQDGYVGVMKGIITGINPSANIIDISNMIENQNIFQAAYILNSSYKYFPKGTIHIVVVDPGVGSERKILCLKTDDYLFLAPDNGALSFVTTDTKSFSFTSVTNKEFFLTEPSNTFHGRDIFAPVAAYLSKGTNHQKLGEKIDKIRKIDLPKPIRSPGGTLTGEVIYVDHFGNLITNITSKIINRMQVKSQKLSIIAGEKRIDKISTSYTDVKEKEVLAIIGSTGFLEISVNQGNAENILALQKGDKLILGVQDNLL, translated from the coding sequence ATGTCAAAGTTACAACCCACAATAACACTTATTACAGATTTTGGTTTACAAGATGGATATGTTGGAGTAATGAAGGGAATAATTACCGGAATCAATCCATCAGCAAACATAATTGATATCAGCAACATGATAGAAAATCAAAATATCTTTCAAGCAGCTTATATCCTCAACAGTTCTTATAAATACTTCCCGAAGGGTACAATTCATATCGTTGTCGTTGATCCCGGAGTGGGAAGTGAAAGGAAGATCTTATGCCTGAAAACAGACGATTACCTTTTTCTCGCTCCAGATAATGGTGCTCTATCATTTGTAACGACAGATACAAAATCTTTCTCTTTTACTAGTGTAACAAATAAAGAGTTTTTTTTAACTGAACCTAGTAACACCTTCCATGGTCGTGACATATTTGCACCTGTTGCCGCATACCTTTCAAAAGGGACTAATCATCAAAAGTTAGGAGAAAAGATAGATAAGATAAGGAAAATTGATTTACCAAAACCGATCCGTTCACCTGGTGGTACCTTGACAGGTGAAGTCATTTATGTGGACCATTTTGGAAATCTTATTACAAACATTACCAGCAAAATCATTAACCGGATGCAAGTAAAATCTCAGAAACTCTCAATTATTGCTGGGGAAAAAAGAATAGACAAAATTAGCACTTCGTATACCGACGTAAAAGAGAAGGAAGTATTAGCCATTATTGGAAGTACTGGATTCCTTGAGATATCTGTAAATCAGGGAAATGCTGAAAATATTTTAGCCCTACAGAAGGGAGACAAGCTGATATTAGGTGTACAGGACAATCTTCTCTAA
- the amrS gene encoding AmmeMemoRadiSam system radical SAM enzyme, translating into MKHNALFYRSVSGKKVSCDLCPHKCVISHNEFGYCGVRQNIDGKLYSLIYGEISSAGADPIEKKPLYHFYPGSSTFSVGSLGCNMRCRHCQNWQIAHSTAKNSTRSTTYISPERLIELTLENRCQGISWTYNEPTIWIEYAIDSAKLAKSKDLYTVFVTNGYIELDALDAIGPFLDAYRVDIKGFDGCKAHHVSETEMQTSPRLQDARYCFYKDVANVKSVKPILDATIRAKTKWNMHVEIITNIVPGYNDDAEELHEIARWIVRHLGDETPWHLSKFYPYLGLSQVAQTPISTLELARKIGVEEGLKYVYTGNVPGHKWENTYCHECGKMLIERAGFSVITSFLENLMCPQCGFRIPIIGNLN; encoded by the coding sequence ATGAAACATAACGCCTTATTTTATCGTTCTGTAAGTGGCAAAAAGGTCTCTTGCGACCTATGTCCGCATAAATGTGTAATTTCTCATAACGAGTTCGGTTACTGCGGAGTTAGGCAAAATATCGACGGAAAACTTTATTCTCTTATTTACGGAGAGATCTCGTCAGCCGGTGCAGATCCGATAGAAAAAAAACCACTATATCATTTTTACCCGGGTAGCTCCACATTTTCTGTAGGATCTCTGGGATGTAATATGCGCTGCCGTCACTGTCAAAACTGGCAGATAGCTCACTCTACAGCAAAAAACAGTACTCGATCCACTACATACATCTCCCCGGAAAGATTAATAGAGCTGACATTAGAAAACCGTTGCCAGGGTATTTCTTGGACATACAATGAACCTACGATTTGGATTGAATATGCAATTGATAGCGCAAAACTCGCAAAAAGCAAAGACCTCTATACGGTTTTTGTAACAAATGGGTATATAGAGCTAGATGCTTTGGATGCGATAGGACCTTTTTTAGATGCCTACCGAGTTGATATAAAGGGATTCGACGGCTGCAAAGCACACCATGTGTCAGAAACCGAAATGCAAACAAGTCCAAGACTCCAGGACGCAAGATATTGCTTTTATAAAGATGTTGCAAATGTCAAGAGTGTCAAACCTATATTAGATGCTACTATCAGAGCAAAAACAAAATGGAACATGCATGTAGAGATTATTACCAACATTGTGCCCGGGTACAATGATGATGCTGAAGAATTACATGAAATCGCCCGTTGGATAGTTCGACATCTAGGCGATGAGACGCCATGGCACTTGAGTAAGTTTTATCCATATCTTGGTTTATCTCAGGTAGCACAAACCCCTATATCAACACTTGAGCTGGCAAGAAAAATAGGAGTGGAAGAAGGACTTAAATATGTTTATACAGGAAATGTCCCCGGCCACAAGTGGGAAAATACCTACTGCCATGAATGTGGCAAGATGCTGATTGAAAGAGCAGGATTTTCAGTGATAACTTCTTTTTTAGAGAACCTGATGTGCCCACAGTGTGGTTTCAGAATTCCGATAATTGGGAATCTCAACTAG
- a CDS encoding twin-arginine translocase TatA/TatE family subunit codes for MKMFGIPGGWEWIIVLIIALLVFGKKIPTTMRSIGRSVVEFKKGLKGVKNEVEEVEEEIKKVDDNDVSIK; via the coding sequence ATGAAAATGTTTGGCATACCAGGTGGGTGGGAGTGGATAATTGTACTGATTATTGCTTTGTTGGTTTTTGGCAAAAAAATTCCAACTACAATGAGGTCTATTGGGAGGAGTGTTGTAGAATTTAAAAAAGGTTTAAAAGGGGTAAAAAACGAGGTTGAAGAAGTAGAGGAAGAGATTAAAAAAGTTGATGATAATGATGTTTCTATAAAATGA